One window of Pieris rapae chromosome 14, ilPieRapa1.1, whole genome shotgun sequence genomic DNA carries:
- the LOC110991467 gene encoding nucleolar protein dao-5 isoform X2, which produces MAPSPEYDKEPKAPDKAVANISSDDSKIQYNHTKEHSSASELSPTAPSNSDVENKLVESLDDGQLRALLDEAITYKCPKDREGKSSLFKELLEEVEQDEEACEAAARAGRAGRRDHHSSLQDLVAAMAAEPAPRRRHHHSHNVSARTHHGGSLPSGVDRSFLFSEEPTRGAYVATVRCVNPPPLAERRVSASDANAPGDIELVTRRSKPMFPMTYTARATLEIGSGSVGTGRAVTTTTASNQVRTTTPRSNRDLPTAGPPQRFLDTPVLYDPYAGQNKLMKALCVREESPCDSGGNVRKEAPGGKEPRGSDAKEADTVDMDWNRRVDMWYESLNRYTGTPPLDYLASGMDGHLSRDCSVKLKAVDSDNKDIINVNENNSSNVDQSFKNTPRNILDGQDRVLHLSDCDESDISLRKLQKVGSGLVTPNLSKLINPRNIRNMTIQKADSFEDLNADYDAKDNIVLKSSTKTERRSKVKDKNNKTDESHIIQGTKGLEPFKKIHTLPSNIPPCTLSQKKKATSEKGDQVKEMKNKVLDESSSCTFNVNELKEIELVKINETETNLESGKIKRNVCEDVANKYENESNNNVASYENIAEPISKENILSASHEHQDFENKIGSKISGNCPGESSSDEVITSIPEKQLVDSTENKSGHDIINQLRKKYGISETKTVPDSANKHDKMNWKTDDSKPFDFADSCIFLSIRESLLKSRYFMNHPANKITEGDTYAKETSVEKKSKKKNKQKAKENPGPDKNNASKKNALKYLLYSDCTANKAKEKSAIADKIDSAIPFSCITTPEVVASCNTTSTTQSTVVVDPKLSRNVLPTSSLGGLLLASESCPSADESKKSLDENGNAFHGFSSPASGSSQQKKPRRKKSSKNETVIKSHHIDGYQGNKDLNEVLRFIESNADGARGSKARAKHKDDSDDKGKKRCAERRKDKESKVKRASSLEERSRTKLEDLTDKPSAHRRPAAPPAKPERRSWGDDARAALLLPDDAELTDFQTVTKRRKPRRRPDDAEPARPPPSPEPRASPSERSNDSNDDFDSAHSPPPAPAPAPPPPPPPPAQPPPHPPASYADIARTRNNIPDLIESCNFYAEGDEPKERPAPDRKAAASAGETMEGYPALATRRPRDKAGGGATRPQRKERDGARAAEPAPDVVADRRPPVILLAAAARGRDMDGITFGFDVNEQLLSGGRRARCDLLEGVPVRAGCAALRYVPPTLMPHATHTYQIVDYVGTAWEDIIRCSNGKVRYFSE; this is translated from the exons ATGGCTCCTTCACCGGAGTATGATAAGGAACCGAAGGCCCCTGATAAAGCTGTCGCTAACATTTCCAGTGACGATTCTAAAATTCAGTACAACCACACTAAAGAACATTCAAGTGCTTCTGAACTGTCTCCTACAGCGCCTTCCAATAGTGATGTAGAg AATAAACTCGTGGAGAGCCTAGACGACGGACAGTTGCGAGCACTTCTGGATGAAGCGATCACCTACAAATGTCCCAAAGACAGAGAGGGAAAAAGCAGTCTCTTTAAG GAGTTGCTGGAGGAAGTGGAACAAGACGAGGAAGCGTGTGAGGCGGCGGCTCGGGCGGGGCGTGCCGGCCGGCGCGACCATCACTCGAGTCTGCAAGACCTGGTGGCTGCCATGGCAGCGGAACCCGCGCCTAGGCGAAGGCACCATCACTCGCACAACGTGTCGGCAAGGACCCACCATGGAGGGAGTTTGCCATCCGGTGTAGATAGAT CCTTCCTCTTTAGCGAGGAGCCGACGCGTGGTGCCTACGTGGCCACAGTGCGATGTGTCAACCCTCCACCGCTCGCCGAACGCCGCGTCTCCGCCAGCGATGCCAACGCACCCGGTGATATCGAACTTGTTACCAG GCGGAGTAAGCCAATGTTCCCGATGACGTACACGGCGCGCGCCACCTTGGAGATCGGCAGTGGCAGCGTGGGTACGGGCCGCGCGGTCACCACCACCACTGCCTCCAACCAGGTGCGTACCACCACTCCCCGCAGTAACCGCGACCTTCCTACAGCTGGCCCACCCCAAAGGTTTCTCGACACTCCGGTACTCTACGACCCTTATGCCGGCCAAAATAAACTCATGAAGGCTCTCTGCGTCCGCGAGGAATCCCCCTGCGACAGTGGTGGTAACGTACGGAAAGAGGCACCCGGTGGAAAGGAACCGCGCGGCTCCGACGCTAAAGAGGCGGATACCGTCGACATGGATTGGAATCGCAGAGTGGATATGTGGTACGAAAGCTTGAATCGCTACACTGGAACGCCACCACTCGATTACCTCGCCTCTGGGATGGATGGACATTTATCAAGGGATTGTAGCGTTAAATTAAAGGCTGTTGATAGtgataataaagatataattaatgttaacgAAAATAATAGTTCTAATGTTGATCAAAGTTTTAAGAACACGCCAAGGAATATACTTGATGGTCAAGACAGGGTTTTGCATTTAAGTGATTGCGATGAAAGTGATATTAGCCTAAGAAAACTTCAAAAGGTGGGTAGTGGTTTAGTAACACCAAATTTATCAAAGTTAATAAATCCaagaaatattagaaatatgaCAATACAAAAAGCCGATTCTTTTGAAGATCTGAATGCAGATTATGATGCTAAggataatatagttttaaaaagttctACAAAAACGGAAAGGAGATCTAAagttaaagataaaaacaataaaactgatGAATCACACATTATTCAAGGCACAAAAGGTTTAGAACCattcaaaaaaattcatacTTTACCAAGTAACATTCCTCCATGTACTCtttcacaaaagaaaaaagcTACTTCCGAAAAGGGAGATCAAGtgaaagaaatgaaaaataaagttttagacGAAAGTAGTTCTTGtacttttaatgttaatgaattaaaagaaatagaacTTGTGAAGATAAATGAAACGGAAACTAATTTGGAGAGTGGCAAAATTAAACGTAATGTCTGCGAAGATGTggcaaataaatatgaaaacgaAAGTAACAACAATGTGGCGTCTTACGAAAATATTGCTGAGCCAatttctaaagaaaatatacttagCGCATCTCACGAACACCAGGATTTCGAAAACAAAATTGGTTCTAAAATATCAGGAAACTGTCCTGGTGAATCGAGCTCTGATGAAGTTATCACTTCAATACCCGAAAAACAATTGGTTGACAGCACAGAAAACAAATCAGGACacgatataataaatcaattaaggAAAAAGTATGGAATATCAGAAACAAAAACTGTGCCCGATTCAGCAAATAAACATGACAAAATGAACTGGAAGACTGATGACAGCAAACCATTTGATTTCGCCGATTCCTGTATCTTTCTAAGCATCCGTGAGAGCTTACTGAAATCTAGATACTTTATGAATCATCCAGCTAATAAAATAACCGAAGGCGACACTTATGCCAAAGAGACCTCTGtggaaaaaaaatccaaaaagaaaaataaacagaagGCTAAAGAAAACCCGGGGCCCGATAAGAACAATGCCTCTAAAAAGAACGctttaaaatatcttctaTATAGTGATTGCACAGCTAATAAGGCCAAAGAAAAATCTGCAATCGCTGATAAG ATCGATTCCGCTATTCCATTCAGTTGCATCACAACTCCAGAGGTTGTGGCGAGTTGCAACACGACATCTACTACTCAGTCGACGGTCGTCGTGGATCCAAAG TTGTCTCGCAACGTGCTTCCGACGAGCTCCCTCGGCGGCCTGCTCCTCGCCTCCGAATCCTGCCCCTCCGCAGACGAGAGCAAG AAATCTCTGGACGAAAACGGCAACGCGTTCCACGGATTCAGTTCGCCCGCCTCGGGATCCAGCCAACAGAAGAAGCCGAGGCGGAAAAAGTCATCTAAGAACGAGACCGTGATCAAATCGCACCATATAGACGGCTACCAGGGCAACAAAGACCTCAACGAGGTGTTGCGATTCATCGAGTCGAACGCGGACGGGGCGAGGGGCTCCAAAGCGCGCGCCAAGCACAAGGACGACTCCGACGACAAAGGCAAGAAAAGATGCGCCGAACGACGCAAGGACAAAGAGAGCAAAGTGAAGCGGGCCTCCTCGCTGGAGGAGCGCTCGCGCACCAAGCTCGAGGACCTCACAGACAAGCCCTCCGCGCACCGCCGCCCCGCCGCGCCCCCCGCCAAGCCCGAACGCCGCTCGTGGGGCGACGACGCCCGTGCCGCGCTGCTGCTGCCCGATGACGCCGAGCTGACCGACTTCCAGACCGTCACCAAGCGCCGCAAGCCGCGACGCCGTCCGGACGACGCCGAGCCGGCCCGCCCTCCGCCCTCGCCGGAGCCCCGGGCCTCGCCATCCGAGCGCAGCAACGACTCGAACGACGACTTCGACTCGGCGCACTCGCCGCCGCCCGCCCCCGCCCCGGCTCCGCctccgccgccgccgccgcccgCCCAGCCGCCGCCGCACCCGCCCGCCTCGTACGCGGACATCGCCCGCACCCGCAACAACATTCCCGATCTCATCGAGTCGTGCAACTTCTACGCCGAGGGCGACGAGCCGAAGGAGCGGCCGGCGCCCGACCGGAAGGCCGCCGCCTCCGCCGGCGAGACCATGGAGGGCTATCCGGCGCTGGCGACGCGGCGGCCCCGCGACAAGGCCGGCGGGGGCGCGACTAGGCCCCAGCGCAAGGAGCGGGACGGAGCGCGAGCGGCGGAGCCGGCGCCGGATGTGGTGGCGGATCGCCGGCCGCCCGTCATCCTGTTGGCGGCGGCGGCCAGGGGCCGCGACATGGACGGCATCACGTTCGGCTTTGACGTCAACGAGCAGCTGCTGAGCGGCGGAAGGCGCGCACGCTGCGACCTGCTGGAGGGGGTTCCGGTGCGGGCGGGCTGCGCGGCCTTGCGCTATGTGCCTCCGACCCTGATGCCGCACGCCACGCACACGTACCAGATCGTGGATTACGTCGGCACGG cctGGGAGGACATAATCCGTTGCAGTAACGGCAAAGTGCGGTATTTCAGCGAATAA